From Afipia carboxidovorans OM5, one genomic window encodes:
- a CDS encoding DUF1850 domain-containing protein, whose amino-acid sequence MGVCFAAAGIVKMLSVAAFTLVWTHSIEKIEWQEDWHVTPQGLQIVTARVKGSGAGMEPPPEARLVNGWFQWSPSMAPLSEVVLGNSGLAGEWRLCTDQGCRTLSDVIGHPLGAQATVMTVCDKAPPKAAGGLKGEIAPSDGPVRKYAAIRHVPTSSLAGGLSIAPRSTAWEDRAAQSGSGAPMQIARFAAVLVRKPHTKPTCEAGIKDCVRQ is encoded by the coding sequence TTGGGCGTTTGCTTTGCCGCCGCCGGCATCGTCAAGATGCTGTCGGTTGCCGCGTTCACTCTGGTGTGGACCCATTCGATCGAGAAGATCGAATGGCAGGAGGATTGGCACGTCACGCCGCAGGGGCTGCAGATTGTCACCGCAAGGGTGAAGGGCTCCGGCGCGGGCATGGAGCCGCCGCCGGAAGCGCGCCTCGTCAACGGCTGGTTTCAGTGGTCGCCGTCGATGGCCCCGCTTTCCGAGGTGGTGCTGGGCAATTCCGGCCTCGCCGGGGAGTGGCGGCTCTGCACCGATCAGGGCTGTCGCACCTTGTCCGATGTGATCGGGCATCCTCTCGGGGCGCAGGCGACGGTGATGACGGTGTGCGACAAGGCCCCACCGAAGGCCGCAGGCGGTCTCAAGGGCGAGATCGCGCCTTCTGACGGACCTGTCCGAAAGTATGCGGCAATCCGGCATGTGCCGACTTCGTCCCTTGCCGGCGGGCTTTCAATCGCGCCGCGATCCACTGCGTGGGAGGATAGAGCGGCTCAATCCGGTTCCGGTGCGCCCATGCAAATTGCGCGGTTTGCCGCGGTGCTGGTGCGAAAGCCGCATACAAAACCCACCTGCGAGGCCGGTATAAAGGACTGCGTCCGTCAATGA
- a CDS encoding propionyl-CoA synthetase produces the protein MSDAKTRYAEIHERSLRDPQGFWGEAAREIDWFEPAKKVFDPSMGIYGRWFAGGVVNTCFNAVDRHVKNGRANQPAIIYDSPLTDKITSLTYAELQREVEALGAVMQDLGVTKGDRVVIYMPMVPEAPIAMLACARIGAIHSVVFGGFASKELATRIDDAKPKLVFSASCGVEPGRIVQYKPLLDEAIRLASFKPDACIILQRPQHECDLTAGRDHDWASLRQKALDAGKRADCVPVLATDPLYILYTSGTTGVPKGVVRDNGGHMVALKWSMFNHYGVEPGEVWWSASDIGWVVGHSYIVYGPLFHGNTTILYEGKPIGTPDAGAFWRVISQHKVAALFTAPTAFRAIKKEDPDGALMKKYDLSCFRTLFLAGERADPPTVEWAQARLQRPVIDHWWQTETGWAIVGNPVGIGVLPVKPGSATVPMPGYQVDIVDEAAKPVPAGTTGSIVVKLPLPPSCLPTLWQQEDRCREAYFSEFPGYYKTSDAGYKDDDGYVFVMGRTDDIINVAGHRLSTGGMEEILASHPDVAECAVLGIKDDLKGEIPCGFLVLKSGAARGANEVESEVVGMVRDKIGPVAAFKRAVIVPRLPKTRSGKILRGTMKKIADGEPWTMPATIEDPKALDDISTALQVKTPEKA, from the coding sequence ATGAGTGATGCAAAAACCCGCTATGCCGAAATCCATGAGCGCTCGCTGCGCGACCCGCAGGGTTTTTGGGGAGAGGCCGCCCGCGAGATCGACTGGTTCGAGCCGGCGAAGAAGGTGTTCGATCCGTCGATGGGGATTTACGGCCGCTGGTTCGCAGGCGGTGTCGTCAACACCTGCTTCAATGCCGTCGACCGCCACGTCAAGAACGGCCGCGCCAACCAGCCCGCGATCATCTACGATTCCCCGCTGACCGATAAGATCACCTCGCTCACCTATGCCGAGCTGCAGCGCGAGGTCGAGGCGCTCGGTGCGGTGATGCAAGATCTTGGCGTCACCAAGGGCGACCGCGTCGTCATTTACATGCCGATGGTGCCGGAAGCGCCGATCGCGATGCTCGCCTGCGCGCGCATCGGGGCGATCCATTCGGTCGTGTTCGGCGGCTTCGCGTCCAAGGAGCTTGCCACCCGCATCGATGACGCGAAACCGAAGCTGGTGTTTTCCGCAAGCTGCGGCGTCGAACCGGGCCGGATCGTGCAATACAAGCCGCTGCTCGACGAGGCGATCAGGCTCGCGTCGTTCAAGCCGGATGCCTGCATCATTCTGCAGCGACCGCAGCACGAATGCGACCTCACCGCCGGGCGCGATCATGACTGGGCGAGCCTGCGCCAGAAGGCGCTCGATGCCGGCAAGCGCGCGGACTGCGTGCCGGTGCTCGCCACCGATCCGCTCTACATTCTCTACACGTCAGGCACGACCGGTGTGCCGAAAGGTGTGGTGCGCGACAATGGCGGCCACATGGTCGCGCTGAAATGGTCGATGTTCAATCATTACGGCGTCGAGCCGGGCGAGGTGTGGTGGAGCGCCTCCGATATCGGCTGGGTGGTGGGCCACAGCTATATCGTGTACGGGCCGCTGTTCCACGGCAACACCACGATCCTTTATGAAGGCAAGCCGATCGGCACGCCGGATGCCGGCGCATTTTGGCGAGTGATCTCCCAGCACAAGGTGGCCGCGCTGTTCACGGCGCCGACCGCGTTCCGCGCTATCAAGAAGGAAGACCCCGACGGCGCTCTGATGAAGAAATACGACCTGTCGTGTTTCCGCACGCTGTTCCTTGCGGGTGAGCGCGCAGACCCTCCGACGGTGGAATGGGCGCAGGCACGGCTGCAGCGGCCGGTGATCGATCACTGGTGGCAGACCGAAACCGGATGGGCGATCGTGGGCAACCCGGTCGGCATCGGCGTGTTGCCGGTGAAGCCCGGTTCGGCGACGGTGCCGATGCCGGGCTATCAGGTCGATATCGTCGACGAGGCAGCGAAGCCCGTGCCCGCGGGCACCACGGGCTCGATCGTCGTCAAGCTGCCGTTGCCGCCATCCTGCCTGCCGACGCTGTGGCAACAGGAGGACCGCTGCAGGGAAGCCTATTTCAGCGAATTCCCCGGCTACTACAAAACCTCCGACGCCGGCTACAAGGACGACGACGGTTATGTCTTCGTGATGGGTCGCACCGACGACATCATCAATGTCGCGGGCCATCGCCTGTCGACCGGCGGCATGGAGGAAATCCTTGCCTCGCATCCGGACGTTGCCGAATGCGCCGTGCTTGGCATCAAGGACGATCTCAAGGGTGAGATTCCCTGCGGCTTCCTGGTGCTGAAATCGGGTGCGGCCCGCGGCGCCAACGAGGTCGAGAGCGAGGTGGTCGGCATGGTGCGCGACAAGATCGGCCCGGTCGCGGCATTCAAGCGGGCGGTGATCGTGCCGCGGCTACCGAAAACGCGTTCCGGCAAGATCCTGCGCGGCACGATGAAAAAGATCGCGGATGGCGAGCCCTGGACCATGCCCGCCACCATCGAGGACCCCAAGGCGCTCGACGACATCAGCACCGCGCTGCAGGTCAAGACGCCAGAAAAGGCTTGA
- a CDS encoding DUF6494 family protein gives MNEDAFNISLRGFLKKVGITSQREIEQSIRGALASGKLKGNEKLPVKMTLTIDGVGLSHVVEANINLE, from the coding sequence ATGAACGAAGACGCATTCAACATCAGCCTGCGCGGCTTTCTCAAGAAAGTCGGAATTACCAGCCAGCGTGAGATCGAACAGTCGATCCGCGGCGCACTCGCGAGCGGAAAGCTGAAAGGCAACGAGAAGCTTCCCGTCAAGATGACGCTGACGATCGATGGCGTCGGGCTGTCGCATGTCGTGGAAGCGAACATCAATCTGGAGTAG
- a CDS encoding DsbA family protein — translation MMTRLLGLCAATLSLMLAVVAMAPPPASAQDDNVTSRERILRDPEIPPLGNPDGDVTIVEWFDYQCPYCKTLSPELEKIIKEDGKVRLVLKDWPILGPPSPEASRLVIAAKYQGKFEAAHKALMTRVGRLTSGTLEEALTKAGVDVARAKSDLEAHKADIDALLARNNEQAEALGFNSTPSFIVGTFRIPGVMKPELFKLAIADARAKAKEDDKAGKGGAKPSGKAKPAKSPSKTKEAPAK, via the coding sequence ATGATGACGCGATTGCTGGGGCTTTGCGCGGCCACCCTTTCCCTGATGCTTGCCGTGGTTGCGATGGCGCCGCCGCCTGCGTCTGCGCAGGACGACAATGTCACGAGCCGTGAGCGCATTCTGCGCGACCCGGAGATTCCGCCGCTCGGCAACCCCGATGGCGACGTCACCATTGTCGAGTGGTTCGACTATCAGTGTCCGTACTGCAAGACGCTCTCGCCCGAACTTGAAAAGATCATCAAGGAAGACGGTAAGGTCCGGCTGGTGCTGAAGGATTGGCCGATCCTCGGCCCGCCGTCGCCGGAGGCATCGCGCCTCGTGATCGCCGCGAAGTATCAGGGCAAGTTCGAGGCGGCGCATAAGGCGTTGATGACCCGTGTTGGCCGGTTGACGAGCGGCACGCTTGAGGAGGCGCTTACGAAGGCAGGCGTCGATGTGGCGCGGGCGAAAAGCGATCTCGAAGCCCACAAGGCCGATATCGATGCATTGCTTGCGCGCAATAACGAGCAGGCCGAAGCGCTCGGCTTCAACTCCACGCCGTCCTTCATTGTCGGCACGTTTCGCATTCCGGGCGTGATGAAGCCGGAGCTATTCAAGCTCGCGATCGCCGATGCGCGCGCCAAGGCGAAAGAGGACGACAAGGCGGGGAAGGGCGGTGCAAAGCCTTCCGGCAAGGCGAAGCCTGCAAAGAGCCCGTCAAAAACAAAAGAAGCGCCGGCGAAATAA
- a CDS encoding DUF1013 domain-containing protein: MSNAPLMPKATAVWLVDNTALSFDQVADFTKMHPLEVRAIADGDAAQGIKGMDPISTGQLTREEIEKGEKDPNYRLKLQESKVVLPTAAKKKGPRYTPVSRRHERPSAILWLVRNHPELKDAQIMRLVGTTKTTIASVRDRTHWNASTLTPMDPVTLGLCTQIELDFEVQRAAKEKPAKQEYGGVTLLPAAETTRREAEHEAPLSAKEQDDMNVDAVFAKLKTLGHDKKSDEE; the protein is encoded by the coding sequence ATGAGCAATGCCCCGCTGATGCCGAAAGCGACGGCCGTGTGGCTCGTCGACAATACCGCGCTGTCGTTCGACCAGGTTGCAGACTTCACCAAGATGCACCCGCTCGAGGTTCGCGCCATTGCGGACGGCGACGCGGCGCAGGGCATCAAGGGCATGGACCCGATCTCCACCGGCCAGCTCACCCGCGAGGAAATCGAGAAGGGCGAGAAGGATCCGAACTACCGGCTGAAGCTGCAGGAATCCAAGGTGGTACTGCCGACGGCCGCCAAGAAGAAGGGCCCGCGCTACACGCCGGTGTCGCGCCGCCATGAGCGCCCGAGCGCCATTCTCTGGCTGGTGCGTAACCACCCTGAACTGAAAGACGCGCAGATCATGCGCCTCGTCGGCACCACCAAGACCACGATCGCGAGCGTGCGCGACCGCACCCACTGGAATGCCTCGACGCTGACGCCGATGGACCCGGTGACGCTCGGCCTCTGCACCCAGATCGAACTCGATTTCGAGGTGCAGCGCGCCGCCAAGGAAAAGCCGGCGAAGCAAGAATATGGCGGCGTCACGCTGCTGCCCGCCGCCGAGACCACACGCCGCGAGGCCGAGCACGAGGCGCCCCTCTCCGCCAAGGAGCAGGACGACATGAACGTCGACGCGGTGTTCGCCAAACTCAAGACGCTCGGCCACGACAAGAAGTCCGACGAGGAATAA
- the ispH gene encoding 4-hydroxy-3-methylbut-2-enyl diphosphate reductase — MTLETEKPPLSIVLCSPRGFCAGVVRAIDTVERALKLYGAPVYVRHEIVHNRYVVESLRDKGAIFVAELDEIPDTDAPVVFSAHGVPKAIPSQADKRNFFTLDATCPLVTKVHREAAIHFKRGREILLIGHAGHPEVVGTLGQLPKGAVVLIETMDAARSFEPKDASKLAFVTQTTLSIDDTKEIVAVLKERFPEIDGPHKEDICYATTNRQLAVKKVAPKVDAMVVVGSPNSSNSQRLREVAEREGCKVSVLVQRAAELDWSKFEGISRLGITAGASAPEVIVEEIMDAFAAHYKLHVETVSAAEEDEFFPLPRPLRNQAAAAAKAAEKAAG; from the coding sequence ATGACACTGGAAACCGAGAAACCGCCGCTTTCGATCGTGCTCTGTTCCCCCCGCGGTTTCTGTGCCGGGGTGGTCCGCGCCATCGATACCGTCGAACGCGCCCTGAAACTCTACGGCGCGCCGGTCTATGTGCGTCACGAGATCGTGCACAATCGCTATGTGGTCGAGAGTCTGCGCGACAAGGGTGCGATTTTCGTCGCCGAGCTCGACGAAATCCCGGATACCGACGCCCCGGTGGTGTTTTCGGCCCATGGCGTGCCGAAGGCGATCCCCTCCCAGGCCGACAAGCGGAACTTCTTCACGCTGGACGCGACCTGCCCGCTGGTGACCAAGGTGCATCGCGAGGCGGCGATCCACTTCAAGCGCGGCCGCGAGATCCTGCTGATTGGCCATGCCGGCCACCCGGAAGTCGTGGGCACGCTCGGCCAGTTGCCGAAGGGCGCCGTGGTGCTGATCGAGACCATGGATGCTGCGCGTTCGTTCGAGCCCAAGGATGCCTCGAAGCTTGCGTTCGTCACGCAGACCACGCTGTCGATCGACGATACCAAGGAAATCGTCGCGGTGCTGAAGGAGCGCTTCCCCGAAATCGACGGCCCACACAAGGAAGACATCTGCTACGCCACCACCAACCGCCAGCTCGCGGTGAAGAAGGTGGCGCCGAAGGTCGACGCCATGGTCGTGGTGGGCTCGCCGAACTCCTCGAATTCCCAGCGCCTGCGCGAGGTCGCCGAGCGCGAGGGCTGCAAGGTCTCGGTGCTGGTGCAGCGCGCCGCCGAACTCGACTGGTCGAAGTTCGAGGGCATCAGCCGCCTCGGCATTACCGCGGGCGCTTCAGCGCCGGAAGTGATCGTCGAGGAGATCATGGACGCGTTCGCCGCGCACTATAAGCTGCACGTCGAAACCGTCTCGGCCGCCGAGGAAGACGAGTTCTTCCCGCTGCCGCGCCCGCTGCGCAACCAGGCTGCCGCGGCTGCCAAGGCGGCGGAGAAAGCCGCCGGCTGA
- a CDS encoding homoserine kinase: protein MAVYTDVAADELADFLSGYDLGDLLSYKGIAEGVENSNFLLHTTRGHFFLTLYEKRVAKADLPFFLNLMGHLAARGITCPQPVANRGGETLGTLAGRPAAIIDFLEGVWPRKVSVPHCAAIGEALAKLHLAGADFKMTRANALSVAGWRPLFEAAVARADTVQAGLRDFLATELAHLEANWPQALPRGIIHADLFPDNALFVGDTLSGLIDFYFACNDLLAYDVAICLNAWCFEADHSFNVTKASTFLNAYGKVRPLSEPEQAALPLLARGAALRFLLTRLVDWLNVPPGALVKPKDPLEYVRKLRFHQGVRTIAGYGLARSESVT, encoded by the coding sequence ATGGCGGTTTATACCGACGTTGCCGCCGACGAGCTTGCGGACTTCCTCTCCGGTTACGACCTTGGCGACCTCTTATCCTACAAGGGCATCGCGGAGGGCGTCGAGAACTCCAACTTCCTGCTGCACACCACGCGCGGCCATTTTTTCCTGACGCTCTATGAAAAGCGCGTCGCAAAAGCGGACCTGCCGTTCTTCCTCAACTTGATGGGTCATCTTGCCGCGCGCGGCATCACCTGTCCGCAGCCGGTCGCGAACCGAGGCGGCGAGACGCTCGGCACGCTGGCCGGGCGGCCGGCCGCGATCATCGATTTTCTCGAAGGCGTGTGGCCGCGCAAGGTCAGCGTTCCGCACTGTGCGGCGATCGGCGAGGCACTCGCCAAGCTGCATCTGGCCGGCGCGGATTTCAAAATGACGCGCGCCAATGCGCTCTCGGTCGCGGGCTGGCGGCCCTTGTTCGAGGCGGCGGTAGCGCGCGCCGACACCGTGCAGGCGGGCCTGCGCGATTTTCTCGCCACTGAACTTGCGCATCTCGAAGCGAACTGGCCGCAGGCTTTGCCGCGCGGCATCATCCATGCCGATCTCTTTCCCGACAATGCGCTGTTCGTCGGCGACACCCTGTCGGGCCTGATCGACTTCTATTTCGCCTGCAACGATCTTCTCGCCTATGACGTTGCGATCTGCCTCAACGCGTGGTGCTTCGAGGCCGATCATTCCTTCAACGTCACCAAGGCCAGCACGTTTCTCAACGCCTACGGCAAGGTGCGTCCGTTGAGCGAGCCGGAGCAGGCAGCGTTGCCGCTTCTCGCGCGGGGCGCTGCGCTGCGCTTTCTGCTGACGCGGCTGGTCGACTGGCTCAACGTGCCACCGGGCGCACTGGTGAAGCCGAAGGACCCGCTCGAATATGTCCGCAAGCTGCGTTTTCATCAGGGCGTGCGGACGATCGCCGGTTACGGCCTTGCCCGTTCGGAAAGCGTGACGTGA
- the rnhA gene encoding ribonuclease HI, with protein MSEPQRPHVVIFTDGACSGNPGPGGWGAILRFGEIEKELKGGENPTTNNRMELLAAISALEALKRSAIVDLTTDSQYVRQGITSWIFNWKKNGWRTSDKKPVKNVDLWQRLDAALKPHEVRWHWIKGHAGHAENERADELAREGLAENR; from the coding sequence GTGAGCGAGCCGCAGCGTCCTCACGTCGTGATCTTTACCGATGGCGCCTGCTCGGGAAATCCCGGCCCGGGCGGCTGGGGCGCGATCCTGCGCTTCGGTGAAATCGAAAAAGAGCTGAAGGGTGGCGAAAACCCGACCACCAACAACCGCATGGAATTGCTGGCGGCGATCTCCGCGCTCGAAGCGTTGAAGCGCTCGGCCATCGTCGATCTCACCACCGATAGCCAGTACGTCCGTCAGGGCATCACGAGCTGGATCTTTAACTGGAAGAAAAACGGCTGGCGCACGTCTGACAAGAAGCCTGTGAAGAATGTCGATCTCTGGCAGCGGCTGGACGCGGCGTTGAAGCCGCATGAAGTGCGCTGGCACTGGATCAAGGGCCACGCCGGTCACGCCGAGAACGAACGTGCCGATGAATTGGCGCGCGAAGGATTGGCGGAGAATAGGTAG
- a CDS encoding peroxiredoxin translates to MTIKVGDRLPQAKFTVMTEEGPKAKTTDDIFKGKKVALFAVPGAYTGTCHKMHMPSVFQSAAAIKAKGIDTIAVVAVNDVFVMNAWKRDTDFNNEAIYLADGNAEFTKAAGLDFDGSGHGLGLRSKRYSMLVEDGVVKKFNLEANPGKVEVSGGDTLLGQL, encoded by the coding sequence ATGACGATTAAAGTTGGCGACCGTCTGCCGCAGGCCAAGTTCACCGTAATGACGGAGGAAGGCCCGAAGGCGAAAACCACCGACGACATTTTCAAGGGCAAGAAGGTCGCGCTGTTCGCTGTGCCGGGCGCCTACACCGGCACCTGCCACAAGATGCACATGCCGAGCGTGTTCCAGAGCGCGGCGGCGATCAAGGCGAAGGGCATCGACACCATCGCTGTGGTCGCAGTGAACGACGTGTTCGTGATGAACGCCTGGAAGCGCGACACCGACTTCAACAACGAGGCGATCTACCTCGCTGACGGCAACGCCGAATTCACCAAGGCCGCCGGTCTCGACTTCGATGGCTCGGGCCACGGCCTCGGCCTGCGCTCGAAGCGCTATTCGATGCTGGTGGAAGACGGCGTGGTGAAGAAATTCAACCTCGAAGCCAACCCCGGCAAGGTGGAAGTCTCCGGCGGCGATACGCTGCTTGGGCAGCTTTAA
- a CDS encoding protein-disulfide reductase DsbD domain-containing protein, with product MNDIVPLTRRTLLLIAATLPATASLARAQDASPWTKDAHAQLRLLAGSRNGPVLLGGINIKLDRGWKTYWRTPGDSGVPPRFDFSKSDNVEAVTVLWPAPKAFPDGAGGTALGYHDEVVIPLRIAVRHPEQPTTLHADIQYAVCEKLCVPSQAVLTLPFTSAASTEDSTLSAALDRVPKPANVGDSNPLTIRDVKRVGDKGVEVDTVVPEGKTPALFVEGPTPDWALPVPKLVARHPPGVKRFHFDLDGVPPGVNPDGAALKFTLTDTERAYEFNVSLN from the coding sequence ATGAATGACATTGTTCCGCTAACGCGCCGCACGCTTTTGTTAATCGCGGCCACACTCCCCGCCACGGCATCGCTGGCGCGCGCGCAGGACGCCTCGCCCTGGACGAAGGATGCGCATGCGCAGCTTCGCCTGCTCGCAGGCTCGCGCAACGGCCCCGTGCTGCTCGGCGGCATCAACATCAAGCTCGATCGCGGCTGGAAAACCTATTGGCGCACGCCCGGCGATTCCGGCGTGCCGCCGCGCTTCGATTTCTCCAAGTCCGACAATGTCGAAGCCGTCACCGTGTTGTGGCCCGCGCCGAAGGCCTTTCCCGATGGCGCGGGCGGCACCGCACTCGGCTATCATGACGAAGTCGTGATCCCGCTGCGCATCGCGGTGCGTCATCCCGAGCAGCCGACCACGCTGCATGCAGACATCCAGTATGCGGTGTGCGAAAAGCTCTGCGTCCCATCGCAGGCTGTATTGACGCTTCCCTTCACCAGCGCCGCCAGCACGGAAGACAGCACGCTCAGCGCCGCACTCGACCGCGTGCCGAAGCCCGCCAATGTCGGCGATTCCAATCCGCTGACCATTCGCGACGTCAAGCGCGTCGGCGACAAGGGCGTCGAGGTCGACACCGTCGTGCCGGAAGGCAAGACGCCCGCGCTGTTCGTCGAAGGCCCCACGCCGGACTGGGCACTGCCGGTGCCGAAACTCGTTGCGCGTCACCCGCCCGGCGTGAAGCGCTTCCACTTCGATCTCGATGGCGTGCCGCCCGGCGTCAATCCCGATGGCGCGGCGCTCAAGTTTACCTTGACCGACACCGAGCGCGCCTACGAATTCAACGTCAGCCTCAACTGA
- a CDS encoding YqgE/AlgH family protein, with protein sequence MTQPIGLDGLPEKASSSGTTYLDGQLLIAMPVMQDERFARSVIYVCAHSPDGAMGIIVNRPAGSIDFPQLLRQLDIVADGVPIQLPDDGETVKILRGGPVETSRGFVLHSSDYAIEDATLPIDNGICLTATLDILKAIAQGTGPRRAVLALGYAGWAPGQLESEIQHNGWLHCPADPDIVFGRDMDDKYQRALQKIGIDLGMLSNSAGHA encoded by the coding sequence ATGACACAGCCGATCGGTCTTGATGGACTTCCGGAAAAGGCTTCATCTTCGGGAACGACTTATCTCGACGGGCAGCTCCTTATTGCGATGCCGGTCATGCAGGATGAGCGGTTTGCACGCTCGGTCATCTATGTTTGTGCCCATTCCCCCGATGGTGCAATGGGCATTATCGTCAATCGCCCTGCGGGCAGTATCGATTTTCCGCAATTGCTTCGCCAGCTCGATATCGTCGCAGACGGCGTACCGATCCAACTGCCCGATGATGGCGAAACGGTGAAGATTCTTCGTGGTGGACCGGTGGAGACAAGCCGCGGCTTCGTCCTGCATTCGTCCGATTATGCGATCGAGGATGCGACGCTGCCGATCGACAACGGCATCTGCCTCACCGCGACGCTCGATATCCTGAAAGCCATCGCCCAAGGCACCGGGCCGCGACGGGCGGTGCTTGCGCTCGGCTATGCCGGCTGGGCGCCGGGGCAGCTTGAAAGCGAAATCCAGCACAACGGCTGGCTGCATTGCCCCGCCGATCCTGACATCGTGTTCGGCCGCGACATGGACGACAAGTATCAACGCGCGCTGCAGAAGATCGGCATCGATCTCGGCATGCTGTCCAATAGCGCAGGGCATGCGTAA